ATTGAGTCTGCATTTCTTGCAAAGCGGAATGTAGCTTTTCATTTTCTTGTGTTTTAGATTGTTCCAGGTCAGCCTGCAAGATTAcaatagaaaagaaaagagaagtcaacatatatataaaGGTCTGCTGCGAAACATACTTCCAAAAAGTGCATTAAATACAGATGTTCGTCACTCTTTGGTGTCTCACCTGTTTTCTAGAACTAGAAATACTACATTAAATGCAACTACAAAGCTCATCCTGAACTGTGTAAATTATACTGTGGTAGCATAAATAATTTAGAGTTGGACCACATTTCTATTAAAAGCTTGACTTGTCAGTATCACATTTTATTTTCCACTGggtaaaaaaaaatctaaagaatTACCAAAGCCTATCCCATAGGACCAAAGTATCTCCGAATTCAAGAAAATTTAGTATTGACTCGAGTTTTCAGCTTACTAAAATATTAATCCAAAACTATAGAGAACAAACTAATCAAGAAACAATATGGCACAACGTAAGTCATGAGCAAGGATTCACTCAAGTCGTACATAGcctcaaagaaaaaaaattaattacccTTATCCGTTTCTCCAGCTGTAATCTCAATGTCAAGTCTTCAACTTGCTTTTCAAGTTTATTTTTGGCAGCCTGAAGAGCTCCAGTTTCTCTTGCAGCCTGTATATGAAAACAAGAATAAAAGAGACATTCTAGATTTAAGAAATTCtaaaattaatcaaacaaatatcATTAACAGTAGGCTGCTTTAAGAGACAAAAGGCAAACATTATTAAGTAATATATAAAACGCACACTCTGCCTATTTGGATTGAAGCATATGATATTTTCAAAAGAGGAACAAAACTATTCAAGAAATTTTTATTACCATCTTGAGAGTCTTAAGTTCTTTACGAGCAACTCTTCCTCTCCATGCGCATTGCGTGGTAATTGCTGCTTTCTTTAAATTCATAAAATGCTGACGCATTAAGAATTTGCGACATTGACTCTGCAATAGAAAAGAAAAATGatcaaaatttggaaagaaaaacatataaaataaatatagtttGGAATATGTATAGCAACAGAAAGGCCTGTAATTATCTCTAACCAATTCCACACTTCAAGATTACTTCTTTGCATTATAAAAAATTTGCTTCACCTGAATAATAATTGCTGCTCTAGTCTGCCTTCTGAAGCGTAACACATTACGAGCAGCCATACCACGCATGCCTGTCTGGATGGAGACAGCAGAGAAACACAGTTCTTTGTAAGCTTTTCTTGCAACATGCATGTGCCAATTCCTCTGGATCATCAAAGAAGAAGCTTCTCTCCGCATCCCCTCGTAAACTTGCCGAGTAAGTTTTCCTGCAGTTACAATACACAAAACCTTGTAAGAATTGCCAGAATTCATATGACCTCATTTGATTTAAAAGACTACATAATACACAAGTCCTCAGATGCTAAAGAAATATGCAATTTACCTCTACAAATAGCTTGAATCTGTATTGCAGATCGACGAAGAGAGATAAAACTTCTCCGTGACAAGTAGGAACGGATCTTCCTCTGAATTATACTAGCTGACTTTCCTAAGACCTCACTTCTACGGGCATCCATATCTGCCATTTGACCAGCCCTAAGAAAAACCTTTGTCTTACCAATCTGAAAATGACAATAGGACGAGTTCAGTTCAGGAATTCATATATCACAGAAACATAAAGCATATTTATGCACAGACAAATGAGTGATAACTGAAACTGCAGCTGCTGAAGCAATGCTTGATAATTTTTTACTTTGACATTCTTTGTTATCAATCTATGAAATCTAGTACCAATTTCATTCAAGTGTATGTGTTGGAGGCAATAAAGCACAACTGTGGCTGAACAACCATGCTTTCCCCATAATCAACAGCCAAGTTTTCCGATagcaaaatatataaatagatacTAAAGTCACAAAGCACACAACATACATTACATTTGTGTTGCTGCTATTGACTGAAAAGCAGCAAAACATGGTAAGAAATGCATTAAAAACCTATAACAAATTTACtaaaagagaaaggaaaaaaataattcCTTACAATAGCAGTctatggaagaaaaaaaaatcctgAGAGAACAAGGTACATGTTTTGTTTTGTCTTGTTTTATCATTTGAAAACCATCCTATGGCCACAAGAAGTTTACAGCAAACATGTACAGAAGTAGAACCACAACCTAACAAGAATGTTTGGTGACTATCATATAATTACCTGATAGCCTTCAAGTCCGACCCTTTCCAAAAGATTCTTGCAAACTGTGACTTCATCAGTACTACTATGAACGACACAAAAGAAAAAGTTAGAAATGACAGTACAGCAAATCGTCAAACAGGTAAGAGAAAAGGTCTACCTCCCATCCAAAACTTCAGGGGCAAGGAGACCAAATCGGTCTACAAATTCATCAAATGTTTTTCTAGTAGGATAGCCAGCACAGCTTATCCTAATTGCCTCCATGACACcctgaaaatatttatttaatataagtaGGCTGCCTTAGTTGCTACAAAGATATATCGACCAATATACCAATATCAGCATCCTTACCCCACACCGCAACTGTTGTAAAACATTTTTGCTCTCAAAAATTGATGGCTTGAGAAGGTTATTTGGTTTTACACATCGAATGTAATGTGGCTCCGTGGAACTTAGAGTTTCAAGCAATTGTTGCAATTGTTGCTGCATGGAGTACAAAAGAATAATGCATAAGCCACAACACTCCGGAACTTTGTAATTTATTacctttaaaaaaacaaaaaaaaaaaaaaagaacaagaccACACTCAGACCTTAAACCGAGAACCTATCGATGAGAACTTTGATGATTTAGATGAATCCTCAGCTAGAAGAGGAAACAATCCTGACACAAAAGAACACTTTGAAGCACTCAAAAGTGCTTGATGTTCAGCAACCACATAGTCTTTGTTTTTGTCCAGGAACAGTTCTGTTTGATAAGTGACCTGAAGTATACATTAAATATAGTCACACACAGATATCATCCAAAGAAATATTTTTTATCACTCATTAAATCTAAATTCTAAAGCTTACATCACCAGCATAATGGCAAATTGTGAAGTCACTACGTGACAATTTAGGTTTGGTAAAGCGCTTATGATTTTTAAAAGTCTGGTACAGCTTTTGGGCAAATGTCTCATGTGTCGATCTCGGGAACATACTACGAAACAAAAATCATGATTATTTCACCAATATGACTCACAAATCTAGTCTATAGAAATGGTACAACTGAATAATAGACCAAATGTCATTGgtcaacaaaaaatatattaaaagtcAAACTTCAAAATAGTACACTTACCAAGCTTCATCCAGAAGAGCAATAATGCCACCAGGTTTCTGATGTTAAAAggataaaaaaatgaaataaatcaGTTGCACATTCTATTGAGGGGGAAAAAAGATTAATGTGGTATAGAGAAATCATGTACATATATGTACATATGTGGAGTTCAAACAgtaaaacaattaaaataaaaacagaaaACAAGACCAAGAGCAGTAATTCAATGACAAGTgaaaaatcatataataacagttaAGAAAAATAAATCATAGACTTCAGATAAGAGAACAATAAAAAAAAGTGCTCTAAACTTTAAATTTAGACGCACTTACTAAGATAGCTGATGAATGAcattaaatgaaaaatagaaaaaaaatgatcACAGATAAACAACTCAAACCTTTTCAATGAGATCAAGGATATCTTGATTATCAACAAACTCAATGTAGCTCCAATTGATTTCTTCTTTTGTATATTCTTCTTGCTCCATTTTGAAAACGTGCTGCCCAAGAATATCACACATATGATAAGGTTACCAAGATAGGATATACAAAAGAACAACTAGAACACTAAAGAAATTAGAGGTGGCACCCAAACAAACCTGATTGAAATGTTGCTGAAGCTTCTCATTTGTCAAGTTAATGCAAAATTGCTCGAAACTGAAATGTGTAAGTGTCAGTTGAAAATCAAATTTCAAAAAAGATAAAAGCCACTTTACACAATCAGTTTCAATTAGTTGACTGAATCTTATAGTTTCTCAGATGCTACTGCCACCATTTTCTACTTACTGCGACCAACTATAGGCCATCACACGAGAGGAATGGGAATGCATACATATATTGCTTTCCCTGGTTTTATATAAATCCAAGTGGTCGAGACACCTAAAATTCCAATATTCAGCTCACTGCACCTATATGATCTGACATCAATGATATCATCCAACTCTACTGCATGTGAAGCTCCTAACGTCCAGCTTCAGCATATATCTAATAGCCCAACTACAATAGATAGTTACATCACTAGGAACGAGAAAAAGTACTTTCTGGGTCACACTATGTACCTCATTATATTGACCTTATAAATGGCATTATCTACCACAAAATTTGTGTATTTTCCTCCAGAAAAACAATGTTCCATGAAACAAACAGTAAACTGACAACCacgttgttgttgttttttaccATTTCTCTCATTAAACCCAACACTCTTATTGGGAGACAGGAAATTCTAGAAAATCAATAGGCAGACCTTTATAAGGAATCGAATCCTAGACCTTATGATAGCAAACCAAGGGCCTAACCATTCTTCCTATCTCTCACAGGTGATAGGCACATGTTCAATCACAAGTTGTATAAAAATCATATATAGAAGACGTGAAGGATATAGGTTATCTTTGGACTATTTAAAGTCCAAAAAAATAAAAGGCACCACAAGAAAACCAGCATACAATACTATGGCTTTAAGTTCCAAACCCCTTGTACTCGCACTACTTGCTTTTTAAGAGTGAtggatttctagatatttttaatCACTAGAGAGGGAGGGTTATAAGCATAAAATGGGTCCCCTCAGTACTAGTAAATGCTCAAAAAGAGCATTAAAAGCCTTCAAAGTATTGACTAACGTTGATGCATTTTATTTAGTTCactttatgttttatgtcaattATGAAAACAAAGGGCATACCAGTTAAGCACCTGTTTGTCTTGAAACTCTCAAATCCATAAATATCCAGAACCCCGATTAAATACTTTGACTCAGGATCTTGACCAATTGAACTATTAATCGTATCCACAAGCCTGCAGAAacaagaaaggaaaaagaaaatcACATCTACACATGAAAACAAAATCCGTATCAAATTCTACGAATTTTATTTCTTTGCCAAAGCTAAATAATCAAGATATAAAGTACAAAAAAGAAAGGGTAAAACTTACTGTTATACTTAACCATACAAAAGCTTACCAGTCAAACAATCTCGAATAAACAACTTTAGCCAAAGCATCTCTACTAACAGCTGCAGAATCTGGATCAAGCCACTTGGTGATTGTTTCATCACGAGTTACAATAATACGTTTGCAAAGAGAATCTTCCAGTGCCTTCACATCACACCTGACAAAACATATGATTCAATAGCTAAATGTTTAAATTACAGAAAATACATGAAgtaaaattcaattaaattacaTGAGGCAGAAACTGTAAACATGCTAATATGCCTACATTAGAAGCTCGGCAGCTGTCTTAAGATGGAACCAAGATTTTTCATCTTTTGGCATAGATGAGTCCATTTCCTTCCCCTTTGCAAATTCAATGTTTCCAAGGTGAAGGACAGCAGCCACAACTCGAAATATTGCATCCTGGAAAGAAGAAAGCCATTTGAGACAAAAATTCAAGCAGACATGATGTTTGCAAATAGTAACTATCACTTGCCAGCTCCCACAATTTACCTGCTTATCAGAAGTAATTCCAACAACATCCATTGCCTTCCTTGTTGCTATGTATTCCTTAGACTCATCAAGGCCATCCAATTCATAGCAGTTTGATTGATTCAAATAATGAAATGTTCTTGGATGTCCCAATTTGTATTTCTGAATTTCCTGTAAAAATTGATATGAAATAACAGGAGACTTGGTTAAACATTTATCTTTGACCATCCTATTAAAATTTGGAACAAATCTAGTTTATGAAAATCATATGGAGGGTTAGAAGCATTTTATATCATGAGTGAAAGGGTAAAGGAGTACTCCTTATATTATAACTTCAATGCAGTATTCCACAATCATGAAATAACCAAATTCCTTCAATTCAAATACAAATAAACATTTACCTCTGGTGGTGCAGCACAAAGCATGTAGAAACAATGATAGTTTCTCTCAGGATCAGACAACTGACAAACACGGGATCTTTCAAGCAAATAAGTTCTTATGGCAGCTCCCGAGATTCTTCCATTTTCATCAAATTGAATCTCCACAAACTTACCAAATCGACTGCAATACAACATGCAAATGAGAAACAAAATGTACTCAAACATATAAACTAACACCGATTTGTAATAAACACAAAAGGAACAAATAGATCAATTTTCTCACCTTGAGTTATTGTTTCTCACAGTCTTAGCATTACCAAATGCTTCTAGAACAGGATTAGACTGCAAAGCATAAAAGAGTAAATAAAAGAGCAAAATGTTCGAAAATCACAGTAAAAACAATTACGAGCACAATAAAATTGCATTGCTGTTCACTGCATAAATCAGAATGTAAACCTCAGTACCTCCAGAACTTGCTGTTCAACAGTCCTGCTACCCTCAACAGCAGCTCTCCCTCCCATGTAAGCAAGATAACGCATAAGCAATTTTGTGCTTTCCGTTTTACCCGCCCCACTTTCACCACTAACCAATATTGACTGGCTTACTTTATCATTAATCATTAGTCTGCAACCAAAAACCAATTATTGATAAAtacaaaagaaaaacaagaagaatttaaagcccaaatgctaGAAGATACCTATATGCAGCATCTGCAACAGCAAAAGGATGCGGACTAAGCTCACCAAAGGCTGCACCTTTATATTGTGCCATCATATGGCTATCATAGAGGTGAGGCAGTCTACAGAAAGGGTTCACAGCAATTAAGATGTTCCCCGTGTAAGTCTGAAGACATAATTATAATTTAGTGTATTAGACTCACCATGTCAAAGTCATTAAATAAAGATTCTCAAAGCCCCCCCAAACCCAATTGAAACATTTGAACACTTACGTATATCTCGTTGATATCATATCTTGACCTTAAATTGTCTAAGACTCCTGGTTCATGCAAATAAGCTAGCTTTGTCATATCATCCACTCCACATGGCGGGGCTTCTGCATCTTTAGGATAAACATTGGAAGCCTTAACAACAACCTGCAATTTTCCAAGAAAAGCACAGGAGGCAGTAAAGAAATTAACAGAATAACAATAAGATCTCCCATGTTTAAATTTTCTTGccaataaacataataaaaatagtaGTCAGAATTTTTGAAAGACCAATGTTGCCAAAAGGAAAACTACAACTGACATAGgacaaaaaggaaaaaaaaagctaATTAAAAACTTAGTGAGTCTGAGATACATAACTAAGAAAATGCTTAAAAGTAAATATTACAGAAAGTACACACCGTCTTCCCTGATGTGCAGAGGACCTTAATATTTTCACCATTGATCTCCAAAACTTCACCATCTAGCCAAGctaaatcgggatcttctatccAGACTAGAGACCCAACCACAGGGTTGAAGGCACCAGCCTGAAATAGCACAGTACAAACAGTTAAATTCACCAAATAGATTAGTTTTGTATAATTGTATTACAATAAATGCATGCACAACAAAGATCTTCTACCACCAATGAGCCAACTAAATGTCAATAACATACAATGAGCAAATGCAACATTGTCTTTTGTCACtttctttaaataattataaaaaaatagttaaagATAAAAATTTAAAGCACAGATTAgtatacacaaaaataaaaactagGCATTAAAAAAAGTAGACAAAGGTTCTTTCCCCAGTCGAGGCAACTGCCAAAACAATAGAAGATTCACCCCATTGCAAACACGCAAGGAGGAAACACGAAAGCCAAAGTCACAGAATACTaaaaaaatgcaaaaataaatTCCTGGCAATACTCAAGAAAATGCACTGCCTAAAGCCTCAAAGTTGTTATCAAAAATCCATGGTATAGAAATGTAAGCAAGCAACAGAAAAGTGGGAAACTTAAATACCCAGAAAGTTACAAACCCAGTAATTTCATCATACTTATGTAGGCGACTTCAAGCCATACTGGCAAAAATGACATAAATGTGAAATGAGGGGAAGTAAGTTTAAAACAAAGTATCCCGTATTATGATATACCAGCTGTTGTAGGATTTCTTATTCAACAAGTGAGATTGAACAAAGAGAGTTGAGAGCAATACAAAATTAAATTTCACATAGAATAATGGATTCTAATATGGTCCCAAAAAAAAGGAATGTGGTTTGCCTTCAAAATTATTTAAGTTGAGTTTTTTTATCTGAATTTAAATTTATGAAATTCAGTCTCTATTTCAAATTCACGCATACACCAAGCAACCATGCTACTATACATTCAAATCACTGAGCAGCCTGCATTGGTAGTTTATAGCTGTGGTTACTGGTCACATCACATTACTACAGCCTTAGTGACACTAGAGCTGAATTCATAAAGCATAATGCAACCATTAACAAAACGTCAGAAACAAAATCTAAAGCACAAATCATTTTCAAACTAAGCAATTACACTATCTTGTCAATGGCATCTCTAAAGTTTCCAATCCATTCTAAGTCACATGTTAAGAGACAAAGTACTCCACTGTTCACAATATATTTACCCAGCTCACTACAAAATCAAAACGGGGCATCTCCAAATGTGTACAAACCAATAAATCTGAATGCGAATCAGaacaaaaaacaaacaaacaaaacatATTACAGTAATCATTTCCACCACAAACCAGTGCCGCTTCATCAACACAGAAAACTAACAACAATCGCAAGCATTACCGCAACACAAATCCTCAGAATGAAAGCAGAAACAAACTAAACAAAAATCAAAATACCATATTCACACAGAAACGAGATTTATCGGATCAGAATCTTGGATTGCTTTCCCGGATCTACTTCCAAATCTTCAAGAACAAACGATCTTTCAAATTCAGTAACCGAAGATTCTGAACTCCTCCGCCTCCTTCCAGGACTATAATTATaccaaaaaaaattttgaaaaaaatatataaataatcaaCAAAAGAATTTGATTCAGAAGAAGAGTGAGAAGCTTAAACCCTTCAACAAATAAAAATTTTGTTCAAGAAGAGATTAAGCCTCTCTAGGATTTGGGCTAAGCAGATTCGGCTCTGTTCTTGCTAGTTCGTCCGaagtagttttttttctttttggtctcTAAATTTTCGCTTGCTTGCACCGTGAATCGATTTTCTTTGTCCTAAGTGATTTTATTTGAGACTTAATCGTTTTTGTTATGCTAATGGGAGTTTTTTTAATTAAGACGAAAAAACTAAAACGTCAAATTCTGAGTAAcgaaattacgaaaataccctttGACATTAACGCAAATTGCGGGGGCTCTTTTGACAACTCAGACGCGGTCACATTAGAGTCTATCAAAGTTGTCTGAATCTTTTTGGAAACTCAAATCGCGGAGGCGGTGAGCTTCTCTCTCTAGTCAAATACTAAAGAAATGTGTTTTTTCACTTTTTACGACATCGTTTTGACATAGTCAACCTTTTACGACATCGTTTTGGCATTGTCAAtctttttttccttaaaaataaaaacttatcCATTAAAAAATGATAATTCTCGCAGCTAAATTTgcaaattaaattaattacaaAAGAGTAACAACACGTGCAACAATATTTTACACtgttatatatttcttttatattttcttaaaataaaatttataaattattgtaTATACAAAATTTCATATCAAATTAAATCAAGTCTGtaaattatattaaatttgaTGCATTACAGACAAAATACATCATTTCATTAAATAGATTTAACCAACCAaattacaaattaattttttttatagccATAAAGGGTAAGAGGGGGCTACACATTGCTCTCCCAAAAATGTTTGCCCAAATCTGTTAGATGGGTCGCCCCTATTTACGATAGGGTGCGTTATTTGAGCCTCATCAACCAACTAGTGTTAAAAGTATCTTGAGGCAGAACACAAATATGACTCGACTAGCACACAAAGTATTCATATTTAAGACTTTTTGGATTGTCGTTTTGTTCCACGCTGGCAAAAGAAAACTACAAATTAGTTTTGATGGCAAATACATAACCAAATTGCAACTTTTATATCCAATACAAAGCACTCTTAACAAATGAGTAGTTGAATTagttttaattaacttatttgtTGGTAAGAGTCTTACTCACGTGACCAAATAATTtcaataaaaatttatatttgaTTTCATTTTTTGGGATTGTGTTTGATTTTATTCATAATCACCTATTTAATTTCGTGATATTGAAAGATTCATTAGTGACAAAAAATCATAATATATTTGCGCATATACTATCAAAGTTTCCACAATCTCATATTACTTGTTCTTTTAGCAAGACTTAATTAGACTCGTGCATGTGTATGTAATTCTGTTCAAATGGCACTTTCAGACTTCTTCTATGTAGTTAGTTTTAACTGATCATAAAAAGTTGGCTTATGTAAATAAATTGGGAGTCTTGTTTTTTAATATACAAATTTTATGGTCTAATTTAAGAAGCAATTCTAGTCCATGTAGAGGGGtcaacaaaaattaataaaaattatactgatatatatatatatacaaaatatataaatatataactttTTGTTTAATTATAGAGAGTCCaatatataattatacatatatttatattattatttttttcaaaaatacaataTACAAAAACTTATAGAAAAAATTAGAGTCATGGCCACCTCAGTCCCCTTTAATTACCTAATTGGGTCGATTTAATAATAAAGAAGTTTAGACTATTT
The genomic region above belongs to Humulus lupulus chromosome 1, drHumLupu1.1, whole genome shotgun sequence and contains:
- the LOC133783788 gene encoding myosin-6-like isoform X2, with translation MAGAFNPVVGSLVWIEDPDLAWLDGEVLEINGENIKVLCTSGKTVVVKASNVYPKDAEAPPCGVDDMTKLAYLHEPGVLDNLRSRYDINEIYTYTGNILIAVNPFCRLPHLYDSHMMAQYKGAAFGELSPHPFAVADAAYRLMINDKVSQSILVSGESGAGKTESTKLLMRYLAYMGGRAAVEGSRTVEQQVLESNPVLEAFGNAKTVRNNNSSRFGKFVEIQFDENGRISGAAIRTYLLERSRVCQLSDPERNYHCFYMLCAAPPEEIQKYKLGHPRTFHYLNQSNCYELDGLDESKEYIATRKAMDVVGITSDKQDAIFRVVAAVLHLGNIEFAKGKEMDSSMPKDEKSWFHLKTAAELLMCDVKALEDSLCKRIIVTRDETITKWLDPDSAAVSRDALAKVVYSRLFDWLVDTINSSIGQDPESKYLIGVLDIYGFESFKTNSFEQFCINLTNEKLQQHFNQHVFKMEQEEYTKEEINWSYIEFVDNQDILDLIEKKPGGIIALLDEACMFPRSTHETFAQKLYQTFKNHKRFTKPKLSRSDFTICHYAGDVTYQTELFLDKNKDYVVAEHQALLSASKCSFVSGLFPLLAEDSSKSSKFSSIGSRFKQQLQQLLETLSSTEPHYIRCVKPNNLLKPSIFESKNVLQQLRCGGVMEAIRISCAGYPTRKTFDEFVDRFGLLAPEVLDGSTDEVTVCKNLLERVGLEGYQIGKTKVFLRAGQMADMDARRSEVLGKSASIIQRKIRSYLSRRSFISLRRSAIQIQAICRGKLTRQVYEGMRREASSLMIQRNWHMHVARKAYKELCFSAVSIQTGMRGMAARNVLRFRRQTRAAIIIQSQCRKFLMRQHFMNLKKAAITTQCAWRGRVARKELKTLKMAARETGALQAAKNKLEKQVEDLTLRLQLEKRIRADLEQSKTQENEKLHSALQEMQTQFKETKAMLEKEREAAKREAVKVPVIQEVPVVDHAMLEKLNSENEKLKALVSSLEKKIDETEKKYEESNKISEERLKQALDAESKIIHLKTVMQRLEEKFSDIETENKILRQQTLLKTPVKSSSGLPPTPATPATPITTNGHHPSEESRADESHSTTSVKKFGTEADSKLRRSLIERQHENVDALINCVVKNIGYSQGKPIAAFTIYKCLLHWKSFEAERTSVFDRLIQMIGSEIENQENNDHMAYWLSNTSALLFLLQRSMKGAGNNGATPQRKLPPATSLFGRMTLGFRSSPSSTNLPAPAVDVVRQVEAKYPALLFKQQLTAYVEKIYGIIRDNLKKELSSLISLCIQAPRASKGVLRSGRSFGKDSPTSHWQTIIESLNTLLSTLKENFVPPILVQKIFTQTFSFINVQLFNSLLLRRECCTFSNGEYVKSGLAELELWCCQAKDEYAGSSWDELKHIRQAVGFLVIHQKYRISYDEITNDLCPILSVQQLYRICTLYWDDNYNTRSVSPDVILSMRVLMTEDSNNAVSNSFLLDDNSSIPFSVDDLSTALHVKDFSDVTPAEELLEQPAFEFLHD
- the LOC133783788 gene encoding myosin-6-like isoform X1; translation: MAGAFNPVVGSLVWIEDPDLAWLDGEVLEINGENIKVLCTSGKTVVVKASNVYPKDAEAPPCGVDDMTKLAYLHEPGVLDNLRSRYDINEIYTYTGNILIAVNPFCRLPHLYDSHMMAQYKGAAFGELSPHPFAVADAAYRLMINDKVSQSILVSGESGAGKTESTKLLMRYLAYMGGRAAVEGSRTVEQQVLESNPVLEAFGNAKTVRNNNSSRFGKFVEIQFDENGRISGAAIRTYLLERSRVCQLSDPERNYHCFYMLCAAPPEEIQKYKLGHPRTFHYLNQSNCYELDGLDESKEYIATRKAMDVVGITSDKQDAIFRVVAAVLHLGNIEFAKGKEMDSSMPKDEKSWFHLKTAAELLMCDVKALEDSLCKRIIVTRDETITKWLDPDSAAVSRDALAKVVYSRLFDWLVDTINSSIGQDPESKYLIGVLDIYGFESFKTNSFEQFCINLTNEKLQQHFNQHVFKMEQEEYTKEEINWSYIEFVDNQDILDLIEKKPGGIIALLDEACMFPRSTHETFAQKLYQTFKNHKRFTKPKLSRSDFTICHYAGDVTYQTELFLDKNKDYVVAEHQALLSASKCSFVSGLFPLLAEDSSKSSKFSSIGSRFKQQLQQLLETLSSTEPHYIRCVKPNNLLKPSIFESKNVLQQLRCGGVMEAIRISCAGYPTRKTFDEFVDRFGLLAPEVLDGSSTDEVTVCKNLLERVGLEGYQIGKTKVFLRAGQMADMDARRSEVLGKSASIIQRKIRSYLSRRSFISLRRSAIQIQAICRGKLTRQVYEGMRREASSLMIQRNWHMHVARKAYKELCFSAVSIQTGMRGMAARNVLRFRRQTRAAIIIQSQCRKFLMRQHFMNLKKAAITTQCAWRGRVARKELKTLKMAARETGALQAAKNKLEKQVEDLTLRLQLEKRIRADLEQSKTQENEKLHSALQEMQTQFKETKAMLEKEREAAKREAVKVPVIQEVPVVDHAMLEKLNSENEKLKALVSSLEKKIDETEKKYEESNKISEERLKQALDAESKIIHLKTVMQRLEEKFSDIETENKILRQQTLLKTPVKSSSGLPPTPATPATPITTNGHHPSEESRADESHSTTSVKKFGTEADSKLRRSLIERQHENVDALINCVVKNIGYSQGKPIAAFTIYKCLLHWKSFEAERTSVFDRLIQMIGSEIENQENNDHMAYWLSNTSALLFLLQRSMKGAGNNGATPQRKLPPATSLFGRMTLGFRSSPSSTNLPAPAVDVVRQVEAKYPALLFKQQLTAYVEKIYGIIRDNLKKELSSLISLCIQAPRASKGVLRSGRSFGKDSPTSHWQTIIESLNTLLSTLKENFVPPILVQKIFTQTFSFINVQLFNSLLLRRECCTFSNGEYVKSGLAELELWCCQAKDEYAGSSWDELKHIRQAVGFLVIHQKYRISYDEITNDLCPILSVQQLYRICTLYWDDNYNTRSVSPDVILSMRVLMTEDSNNAVSNSFLLDDNSSIPFSVDDLSTALHVKDFSDVTPAEELLEQPAFEFLHD